A stretch of the Nicotiana tabacum cultivar K326 chromosome 6, ASM71507v2, whole genome shotgun sequence genome encodes the following:
- the LOC107796672 gene encoding putative mitochondrial protein AtMg00820, with protein sequence MVTRSKNNIRKPLTRLCLAAFVDTPKCTNLSLLKSEPKSVASALKDADWHAAMVAEINALKAQGTVTLVPRPSGTNIVGSKWIFRVKRNADGSLNKYKAHLVAQGFTQRPGWLLRQLDVNNAFLHGMHLN encoded by the exons ATGGTCACTCGCTCAAAGAACAATATTCGTAAACCTCTCACTAGACTTTGCCTTGCAGCTTTTGTTGATACACCTAAATGTACCAATCTTTCTCTTCTTAAGAGTGAACCAAAGAGTGTGGCGAGTGCACTTAAGGACGCTGATTGGCATGCTGCCATGGTAGCTGAGATTAATGCTTTAAAGGCTCAAGGCACTGTGACCCTTGTTCCACGTCCCTCTGGTACGAATATTGTTGGGTCTAAATGGATTTTTCGGGTGAAACGGAATGCTGATGGAAGTCTGAACAAATACAAGGCTCATTTGGTTGCTCAGGGGTTTACTCAAAGACCAG GCTGGTTACTCCGGCAACTGGACGTTAATAATGCCTTCCTGCATGGCATGCACCTTAACTGA